The genomic window AAAGAGTAAAACTTGCTGATCTTACAGTTGAAAGCCGATTCCAATCTCACTGTAATACATACAATGTCAACAGCCAGAGGTCTTCCAACTATCTCACTCTTGGCATCTGTTAAAGAGTAAAGGTGCCTTTCGCTTAGAAAGCATTCTAATTCTTTTTAAAGGAACCCAGGTGTTAAGATGTCATTGTTGTAACTTTTTACACCAAGGGCAGGAgacctgccaccctccagatgttgctgggtgtccagctcccatcagccacagccaacatctggaggaccacagattttcCACCCCGTTTTCCACCCTAACTAGGTTCAGTGTTAGGTGATATCATCTTATTGCACCAAGTCTAACTGCTGCATGTGCTTCTTCCCTGCTTTTAAACTGAGATAACAAAACCAGTTACAGCTTCTTCAAGTTCAGTATCTAACTGGATAGAAGCAGATGAAGCTAGCCCTTTGCAAATCGGTACCCATTCCTTTTTAGTCAGGCATATAACTTTTCCTAGAGAAGCAAGTTTGGGAGGAACAGCTGGCTCATCCCGTTTCTAGCAACAACTTGCAATGCAAGGTGTTTATTGGTTGGCTGCTATGGCGATTATGAGGCTACACCCCTAACCACCAATGAATCCATCCAGGTTAATGTCATGCTTCTGGCATGTGTAAAGGTAGGCTGCAAGAAGTATTggacaagtggggggggggagaccaaagGCCAGTGCTGGATTCAGAGCAGCGTAGATGTGCCTTAGATGAGTGGAGGTAGAGCCAAATGTAAGTTCATCTCACAGGGGGGGTAAGAAAACAATTTACCAGCTCACATTGGAAGGTAAGTCTTCAACTCCTTACTGTTCAACAGGGAGAAGAACAGCAGCATCTTTTCAGAAAGGTTATGTCCAAGGTGAGATTGTGTCCCCTTTTTTGATTCTGATCTTACCAACACAGTTAAGGCAAGTTAATTGTCAACTTCCCTGTTTTTACAGAACTATTATTTATTCTAGTCACAGATCATGTTCTATTGCAGAAGTTAAATGTTAGTACTGCAGCGACTACTGTAAATGAAGTCTGTTTTGAGGCCAGCACGCATCTCGCATATCTGTTTAGAACAtcaatgagaaagaaagaaagaaagaaagaaagaaagaaagaaagaaagaaagaaagaaagaaatttaattggtatttaagaacataggaaactcCTTATACCAAATTAGGCTATTTGTCCACCGGATCTAGAAATTGTCTAATCCGACAGGAAGTACCTTTCTCCGGGGTCTATGGTCCCCTACCCATATTTGTAAGATGAAGAATTAGTACACAGCTGGAGACATTATGAGTTGCACTTGAGGTAATTCAATAATAGTTCCAAATCAGTACTGGGATCATGTCACTATTGGTTTCTGTAAGACCAAACTGTCTCTTTCTAAAACACACATATACAGAGAGAGGATTTTAAAAACTTTAATTCCATCATTCTACACTATAAGGCAACATACCTTTCTCTATGAGTTGTCTTTTTGGAATCTGGAatcctaaaaacaaaacaaagatacGGATTTATCAAATTGTAGTGTGCTTCCACTATTCTGTCTAAGGAACCTGGTTTTATGTTATCCTGGCTCACAGAAAGAAACTGATACCATTCCAAGTTTCTAAAAGTTAAAGGAATTTCCTGTTTTCTTATGGAAATATAACACTGAAAAAATTATgtacttaattttaaaaatgatgggTGGTATTTAACTAAGACTTACTCAGGGTAGATTTCAATCGTTAGTccttttcattaattttaatggatctTATTCTGAGTAAGTCTTAACTGAATACCACCTAAGATTTGTATTTAGCACTTACAAACAACTATGCATGTGGAGTACACTTATAAAGCTTTCAGAAGCCTTGTACTCATATAACACAAAGCCAAAACATGGCTTAGACTTAAGTCAGAAAGAACAAGCACGTGGGGACCCAAAAGGAAAATTGCAGCCACTTCGCTCCTCCCCCCATCATGCTGTTGCCATGCTACTTGGAGCTAAGCTATGGGGTCAGATTCAACAAAGGGGCCCCACTAGCAGAAGTCTGTGCAATAGCacattttcctccccctcctccccccatgcGCCCCCCATAAATTGGCTAAGGGGTGTGCAAACAGTTTTAATTACACACTTAAGATTCAAGATACCTTCAGAAAAGTAATTACAAAAGCCATGTTGGGAATTGGTTTAACTATTAAAAACATAGGAAAGGCTCGCTCTCTTACTTGATTTGATCAGTGTCTCGGAAGCCCATCTCTTCCAGTTTATACTGCCGGTACAGTTCATAATGAACAGAACAAGTTTGTTCTATCAAGTCTTCCATATTTGTACAAATCATCATTTCCCGGAGCTTCACAAAATCACAGTGGTTCTCATTCTCCactaatgaaatgaaataagatATCAGCTCTATCCTATTGGAATTTACCACGGGATGCAGGAAACACCCCCCAAAAGCCCTTTCACGCTGGGATTGCGGGGCGAGGGATTGCAGGGGGGGGTATTGAGCAGAGGCAGTCTTTCCCATCCATCTCATACATTTTGCAAGGGTCCCCTGAACCACAAGGAGAGGCTTTCTGATGGGTAGCAGTTGCAAAGATGGGATCAGGAAATTCCTCTTCCAAATGCATCTGCCAACTCAGAGGCAGATGTGAGGTACTGGAAGGCAGAAGAGGtatcacccccctccccaattcctcACCATCCAGGACAGATTATATGCCCTCACTGGACTTCTCCAGCTCAGACAACACCCCTCCAATTCATCCCTCACCACTCCCACACCATAAACGCCATAATTTGCAGAATAGTCCTTTAAAAGAAAGATCAGTTACTCAGAGTGGGTAGGGCTAATAAGAGGGTTTGGGCCAGCCTTTATAACGTCTCAGAAGGCTTCAGCATAATTCTGAGGCAACAGCTCTCCTTAAACTAATCCTAGCAAGCTCCGGCTGCTGTGGGCAATCCAGACTGCTGACTAGCTGCCTTTTTGCTTTGTGGCTGGTAAGCGTGCATCCCAtaatttcctgctgaaatcttgtGCCTTTTTACATCACGAATGTTCTGTGTACTGTTTCACTTTTGTTGCTGTACAGTGCAAGAGTGTCCCTCCAGACGGCAACAATACAATAATATTGGGGAAGTATCACTgtgcaactaataaagcagactGGTTGATACATGGACTGTCCTGTCTAAATCCATTACTAATGCAATATTATTGTGTTGATGAAGTGTTGCAGAATGTGCCTGTGAAAAAGGAACAGTCCTGGGAAAGTAGACTCATGGTACTGCTACAGATCACCAGTTAAATCACAAAGCCTAGAATATTGCCTGGTACACAAATCTGACAAAAAGATGCTATGCTCATTCAGGAGGcttcaaaaagaagaaagcatTTCTATAAAGATACTGCAAAATGTGAACTTTATCAGTTGAGAAGCAGACAATTAACCATGCAAAGTTACTATCACTGCTGACTATCTTAGGAAACTAATTCTGGAAAAAGTGAGAGTTCAAACTCTTCTTTACCTTCCACTACGCCCCAAGGATACTGGCGAGCTTTTACTGTTTTGTCTCCAACTTTTACCTCTTCCAAACTCCCCACTACTGCAAATGGCAAGTGTGCCTGCAAAACAGAGAGTAAATAAATTTGTACTGCTGTCAACactaagaataaataaatgaaaaatgcaaTATATACAACATGTAGCCTAATTACATGAAAGACCATCACACCTGTCAAAAGTAAGGTGAAATCCCATTAAAATACTTACATTCTAATACTTGTAGTGAAGTACTTACATTCATGTTAGCATTAATGTTAGCAATGCTCTCATCATCTGTTGGAAACTGATATATCTGGAGTCTACTACTGACCAGTTCACTCATGATGTTGACCTTAAACTGCTGTAGTTCAGTTTTAGAAATTGTATCAGCTTTGGCTATAAGGGGAATAATGTTCACCTATTAAAGAAATAAGAAGTATAGTATTCATAAAAGCCAAATCTGCAAGTAATCTGAACTTTTTAAACACAAATTACCATGTCACTGAAAAAGCAAGGTGCTTTTTAAACAGAGTAGCAAAACAGCTCTTCAGTACCATGAActtgctaaaataataataataataataataataataataataattaaaaaaaacgaCAACTTGCAGTTTCTACTTATCCGTATAGCTCAGTTTTCCATTTTACCAGAAATACTGCGAAAACTTTACCAGAATAAAACATCATCATCAAAAACAGTTATCATcacaattttttgttttgttttacctaGGGCATTGATGTATTGCATTTTGTATAATGTTTTATGTATAATGAATTACCTAACAAAAAGGCAACGATTGCCACAATGATTCCCTTGCAAGCAATTGTAGGCTTTTTGTACTTCAACAAAACGTACTGCTAGCTACTGTGAAATACGTTTCTTGTTTCTGGATGTGCCTTTTCTTTTGCCTTCCTCGTTTACAAACCAAACATATCCCTTGTGAGCTGACAGCATTTTAGAGCTTCTGAAGAACTATTGGCAAATGTAAGCAAGTGAAAACCCTTGATATGAATCATGCAGAGAACTAGCTTTCCTGTCTGCCTGCCATTTGGCTAAAGGTATAGGAGAGAATGTTTATATCGCTGCTCGGAGTATAAAATTTTTGTACTATATACACATTTCTATATGTCTTCCCTTGACTCAGCtacaagctaaaaaaaaaaaaaggtcagatTTAAGTCTTCCGCACATTCAAAATACCTGATTAGGATTTTTAAGGCAACCAATCTTCTGCCCTTAAAGTAAGGTTGGGGAACCTCTTTCAATAATGCTTCTTTATtatctggatggaggacagaggggtGTGCAAGTGTGTGCGGAAACTAACCTACTTTACAAAGATAAAATCTGTTGCTCCTCTattcccttttgcctctggccccatccaccatTGCTAAGTGGCCCTCGGAAAGCTGCCTAGAAGGGGAAACGGCCCTTAGCTGAAAAAGGACCTGCACCTGTGCATTAAAGTTTATCCACCTATAGTCGAATGGAAATGCAAGTGGAAGAGTTGGGTGGAATTATGGGGTAGAGGTGATTGTGTGGAGAAGGGGAAAGGGTAAGACTGAAAGCGACCTAGTCCATGGCCAACATTGTCAAATCACATGTTTATAAAATGAGCTACTGATTTAAACTCCATTTAAACCcaggttagggacgcgggtggcgctttgggttaaaccacagagcctagggcttgccgatcagaaggtcagcagtgcaaagccctgcgacggggtgagctcccgttgctcggtccctgctcctgccaacctagcagttcaaaagcacaaagtgcaagtagataaataggtactgctctggcgggaaggtaaacggcgtttccgtgcactgctctggttcgccagaagcagcttagtcatgctggccacatgacccggaagctgtacactggctccctcggccaatatagcgagatgagcgccgcaaccccagagtcggccacgactggacctaatggtcaggggtccctttacctaaaccCAGGTTGCCTTAAAATCCTGAAAATAATTTAAGGTACACCTCAAAGAGAGGTACAGCTTAGGCATAGGTTCATAGCCTCAGCCCCTTCCAGCATCATACCCTTTACGGAAGTTGTATTTGGAGACTGGTTATGgcgcttgcttgcctggatagagagatACGTAGAGACCTTTAAATTTATGTGGTTGGAAAACagccttctaaaagtcacatcCTTTACTCTTGCCATGTGGCTCCTGGAAAACTATTgacaagggaatgtggtcctctgGCTGGAGGGCCCCACCTCTGGTTTTCATCATCAGCTAGAAGTAGGCCATATTGGAAGATAGGTACCAGACAAGACTAAAGTGACGACTGGCAAATGAATAAGAAGGCAATTCTGCCTATATAACTGTACTAGAGTTTTAACTTACTTACTGACGTTGCTGCTTTATAAAAGTCAAAAATTTAAATAGTTGGCTGAACCACTGTGATTTATTATTTAAGTATCTGCAAAAGACTCTGTACTTaaaatttaaaatgatttttctcACCTTCTGAGTAGCGCTTGTTTTACTTAACGTTGTAAGATCTTAAAAGCATGGTGAGCATTTATTTTAATTAGCAGGGAATATCTTGCACAAGTTAGAACCTTATCAAACAACGACATAAAATACTGAAGTTGAATTCTGGTTTTAATATCTTACCTTCCTAGAAAGATTTTTCATGGTTACTAAATCAAGAGTTTTCAGGGAATGCCCTGTGGGTGAAATAAAGTAGAGGCACACATGGATACGAGTATCACGGTAATTATACAAGGAACGATTAATTTTCAGCTCTTCCTGGAGGTAGGCTTCAAACTGTGCATCTACATAATCCACTATTGGCTGATAGctgcagggaagggggaaaatatttgacAAAGGACAAAGGTTGAGTTTAACTCTAATACACTGATAAACACAAATTGCCAAGGGACAGTAAAACAGCAGTGACATTAGTATAAATTCAGCGAAATTCTTAGGAAATCTTAGGAAATTATTCTCTAAAGTATATGCTCATAAAAAGACAAAGCCTCTTGACCTGAATATTATCATCCTAAACCAAAACAAGGGCACATCCACAGAAGTCCATACATTTTGGCTGGCCTTGGTAACCAAATCGGGAGTTGCCTCAACCCTGCCGAAAAATAACTGGGAGTTTTACTGACCTCACACAAAACTTTGGAGACAAGCACCTCTGAAGCTCAGCCCCATCAGCTGTTATCCCATTATCTCCCTGCCAAGCTCCAAACTGAGAAGGGCGATGTTGCACTGCTCTTCCAAGCTCCTCTCTAGGATGCTTGTGAATCTAAACCATCAACATCACCTCTCCGCACTAAGCAGTGCTCACTCACCAATGCATCCCCGTCCTTTCCAGCCCATACTAACTGGAGGAGTGGGATATGTTGTGTGGTGGGCAGCATGCACTGAGCACTGCCTAGCACTGACAGgtgtgaagaagaggaagaagatcaAAAGGGCAAGTTCGGTGTTTTGCAGAGCACCTTTAAAACACAGCATCACATAAATGACCCCCTAACTTCTTCCTGAGCTTAGAGGGGACTCCATGCTGCTTCCtcgttgcctccccccccccatctgtccTCCCAGCTCTGTGACTGCTGTAACAGCCCATTCTTCTCTTCCCATTGCTTAAGTGAGAAACAAGCAGTTGCTTCTACCGCCTCTCTCTCCAGTCTCTCAGTGTTGGGGTGCAAGCTTTACCCTGACCTggagcataggaagttgccttacataCTGAGTAAGAcccatgggtccatctagcttaatgctgcctgcactggctggcagtggctctcccaaGTTTGAGACAGGGAGTCTTGAAGGATTTTAATTTAGGGTCACCTCTCTGGAGATATGACATTAAGCAAATCAGGATATCTGATTGCAGCTCTTTCAACTATCAAGCAGATTGTAGTTATGTAAGGTTGTTGCCAATAAGTTGGACAATTTATCAGAAAACACCAGAATTAGTTTATAAGGAATAATTTATTATAAAGTTCCtaatacagaaaagaaaagggtAAAGGTAGTTGATATCAATTGCAATGCAGCAAAGTATGTTttctagctacagtggtacctcaggttaagtacttaattcgttccggaggtccgttcttaacctgaaactgttcttaacctgaagcaccactttagctaatgggacctcccgctgccactgtgccgccggagcacaatttctgttctcaccctgaagcaaagttcttaacccgaggtaatatttctgggttagcggagtctgtaacctgaagggtatgtaacctgaagcgtatgtaacccgaggtaccactgtagttctgaaGGGAAGACAAATGGCCCAACTTTGAATGGCTTATATACCTTTGAATTGCTTTTAGCAAGCAGCATTGTCAAAGCTGTCTAGCTCTCCCATTGGTCAAGCACAGATACCAGGCCCACACTGATAGTCCCTCTCCCACTGACAGCAAAATCCCAATCTCTGAGAATCAATTCAGACTGTCCCTGCTGACAGATAATCACTATCTGAGCCCACTCAGATAGTCAGAGATGCCATCTGCCCACCTAGACAGAAAAGTCCTTATATGACTCTTAAACTGTCAGCATCTCACttgaattccacacacacactctttcctgATTGGCTGCCGGTTTCGCCAGCTCTCACTGGTTGCTGGGTCACCAGGAGGCAGACCCAGAGCCTGTCCATAACAGTCCTGACCCCAGCTGCCCAGCTCTCACACCTCCCCTCATCTCCCCCAGGGCCACAAGAACAGAGGAGACAGTAAGCCAGGGAAGAACATCAGAGCCGTTGCCTAAGTAATC from Podarcis raffonei isolate rPodRaf1 chromosome 4, rPodRaf1.pri, whole genome shotgun sequence includes these protein-coding regions:
- the SEPTIN10 gene encoding septin-10 isoform X11 — translated: MKNLSRKVNIIPLIAKADTISKTELQQFKVNIMSELVSSRLQIYQFPTDDESIANINANMNAHLPFAVVGSLEEVKVGDKTVKARQYPWGVVEVENENHCDFVKLREMMICTNMEDLIEQTCSVHYELYRQYKLEEMGFRDTDQIKIPDSKKTTHRESLQETYEAKRLEFLNSLRQKEEEMRQRFVRRVKEKEVQLKEAERELQLEFEHLKQLDQEERMKLEEKRRLLEEEMIAFNDRKAAAEIVQGRPLPPTPTVGYKKDKDRKKDQGFRLELLCFDVRDQEFVNIQEEREKERLERERAHREHHE